AGGTGAAAACCTGCGTCCGCGTGAATTACTCGAACCCCCCGGCGCACGGCGCGGCGATCGTCAGCACGATCCTGGGCGACGAAAAGTTGCGCACGCAGTGGGACGGTGAAGTCAAGGAAATGCGCGATCGCATCAACGGGATGCGGAAGCAGTTCGCGCAGAAATTGATCGCCCGGGGCTACGATCGCGACCCCAGCTTTATCACGCGGCAGCGGGGCATGTTTTCGTTCTCGGGGCTAACGCCGCCACAAGTCGAGGCGTTGCGAAAGGACCACGCGATTTATATCGTGGGCTCCGGCCGGATCAACGTGGCCGGCATGACGGCGGACAATATCGATCGGCTCTGCGACGCGATCGTCGCTGTTTCGCGATCCGCCGCGTAATCGACGATTGTCGACTCAGGAATTCTGTCGCGTTTGCCGCGAAGGGAAAAAGGGATTGCATGGCCACCAATAGCGGGCAAATCGACGCGCTTCGCTGGCAGAAGTTTCCGGTCTTGGATGACGGCTTCGTTTGCCTTGTCGACGTGATGGGGGACGATCAGGCGATCGTGCAGGCCGCGCGCGTCAGCTACGGCGAAGGGACGCGCAAGGTCTCCGACGATCGCGGGCTGATTCGCTACTTGATGCGACATCGCCACACGACGCCGTTCGAGATGGTGGAGATCAAGCTGCTGGTCCGCGTGCCCATGGACTGCTGGCGGCAATGGATTCGCCACCGCACGGCGAACGTGAATGAATACAGCACGCGGTACTCGCTGGCCATCGACGCCGCGCAGCACACGACTGCGGGTGAGTGGCGGACGCAATCGTCGCAGAACCGGCAAGGCAGCGCAGGCTTTCTCTCGGAAGACGTCGGCGCCAGCTTGTCGGCCAGCGAACAAGCGTTTCTGGAGAGTTCGCGTAAGTTGTACGAGCAGCGCATTGAGCAAGGAGTGGCACGCGAACAAGCGCGGAAGGATTTGCCGCTGTCGACGTACACCGAGGCGTATTGGAAGGTCGATCTGCACAACTTGCTGCATTTTCTCGCGCTGCGGATGGACAGCCACGCGCAGTTTGAGATTCGCGAATACGCGCGGACCGTGGGCGAGCAGATCGTCGCGCCGCTGTTTCCCTTGGCGTGGGAAGCGTTCGTCGATTACCGCATCGAAGCTACCCATCTCACGCGGCTCGATCGCGAAGTGATTCGTCGCCTGTCGGAACGCGTCGCGACGACCGGCCGTGCGGCCGAAGAAGCCGATTTCCTCGCGGTCCAGGACCCGAGTTGGGCGGACCTGAAGACCTGCCGCGAACGCGATGAGTGCCTGGCAAAGTTGCGCGACCTGGGGGTGGTGCGCGAGGCTCATCACGGAGGCACGGAGAACACGGAGGGTGACTGAGGCGAAGTACGCCGGTCGTTTAGACGTTTCGCAGTTCGTTCATCACGGCGAAATAGTCATCGCTTGATAGGCCGTCGACCGTGGGTTCGCGTTGGAGCGTCACTCCGTCTACGGCGCCGGCTTCTGTGACAAGGCGCGTGAGCAATGTCCGCTCGTCTTCAACGTTCAAAATCTCACGCGCAGGTAGCTTGGGATCAAGAATCCCCAGCGCTGCTACGAGGGCGTAGGCGCCCCAATTGCTGGTGCCGGCGGTGATAACTTCGTCGGTGGCGATGCGGCAAGCGAGCTGTACCCCGGGTCCGAGTTGGATGGCGGCGCGCAATTGTTCCCAAGGGAAACAGCCCATGCCGATTTCGTTGCCGCCGTCGCCGATGCCGAGCGTATAGACATCGGGACGCGTCGCCTTGATTTCCTCGAAGAGCGCATCCAGCGGCGGAGTGATGTGGTCGATGATCACGCCGCGCATGTCGTGGCGTCGATCGCGATGTTCGGGCGGGACTTCGGCGTCGAACAGCGCGGCGGTTAGTTCGCGATTGATTGCGCCGCGGAGCGCCGACTGCGCATGATGCGAGGGACCTGCGCGTTCGATGGAGATCAAGGCGTCCCAACGCCGCGATGCGCCTGCAATATCGAATGACATCGTCCGCGCTAACTTAAAGTCCGTGGTGTCGTCATGGTACTCCGGCGAAAGATATATCCTGGAACGCAAATCGCGGATTCTACTTCCTTTTTCCAGGACGGCCGCGGCGTAATGATCCGTGACGAGATCGACGACCTTGCCGCTCAAGGTCAGCGCATGCGCTAGCGCCAGAGCGCCAAGCGGGCCGTCCGTTTCGGCCGCGGGCGGGTT
This DNA window, taken from Planctomycetia bacterium, encodes the following:
- the thyX gene encoding FAD-dependent thymidylate synthase produces the protein MATNSGQIDALRWQKFPVLDDGFVCLVDVMGDDQAIVQAARVSYGEGTRKVSDDRGLIRYLMRHRHTTPFEMVEIKLLVRVPMDCWRQWIRHRTANVNEYSTRYSLAIDAAQHTTAGEWRTQSSQNRQGSAGFLSEDVGASLSASEQAFLESSRKLYEQRIEQGVAREQARKDLPLSTYTEAYWKVDLHNLLHFLALRMDSHAQFEIREYARTVGEQIVAPLFPLAWEAFVDYRIEATHLTRLDREVIRRLSERVATTGRAAEEADFLAVQDPSWADLKTCRERDECLAKLRDLGVVREAHHGGTENTEGD
- a CDS encoding DUF4392 domain-containing protein; amino-acid sequence: MESELRFQALAALLTNDPSQRGVAGLRPWGAKSAAAALHDTAETLLTRCQHIGIVTGFYIPAANPPAAETDGPLGALALAHALTLSGKVVDLVTDHYAAAVLEKGSRIRDLRSRIYLSPEYHDDTTDFKLARTMSFDIAGASRRWDALISIERAGPSHHAQSALRGAINRELTAALFDAEVPPEHRDRRHDMRGVIIDHITPPLDALFEEIKATRPDVYTLGIGDGGNEIGMGCFPWEQLRAAIQLGPGVQLACRIATDEVITAGTSNWGAYALVAALGILDPKLPAREILNVEDERTLLTRLVTEAGAVDGVTLQREPTVDGLSSDDYFAVMNELRNV